One window from the genome of Bacteroidota bacterium encodes:
- a CDS encoding TolC family protein — translation MKKNNLSTIPLFFLFFAISVNAQTLSLEDCIKAGLDNSRQLALNNSAIQQNLGKVKEVAAMKLPQLKFLASYSRLSDIPNSEIKLPFLPSPVVLQEPVLNNYALRLSLSQPLFTGHRLSSQEKSVEISTEALRADNEIIKNDEAIKTIAAYYNLAAANEQLAVIEENITTLKKRLSDANDFYKNGLITRNDILKIEVQISNTLSKKIDAETAILAAKAQLNLAIGRSVDSPIEINKFSWEEPAAAIDFATLKESAEANRGEFKTLAIKHKVLEENMNVAKAGYLPEIYLGSNLYYTNPSQRIFPQKDEFRATWDVSLSLQWNVWDWGATSAKVDQATENIKSLGTTKQQLSDAVSNEVYQNYLQYTSARSKLKNLETTLEQANENYRVTLENFNAQVATAADLLEADNSLFAAKTSLQLAKISIVMSGYKLLKSTGKRLY, via the coding sequence ATGAAAAAAAATAATTTATCAACCATACCGTTGTTTTTTCTCTTTTTTGCAATCAGTGTTAATGCACAGACACTCAGTCTTGAAGACTGCATCAAAGCCGGGTTGGACAACAGTCGTCAGCTTGCCCTGAACAACTCAGCGATACAACAAAATCTGGGAAAAGTAAAGGAAGTGGCAGCAATGAAACTTCCGCAGTTAAAATTTCTCGCATCGTATTCAAGACTGAGCGACATACCAAATTCAGAGATAAAGCTCCCGTTTTTACCCTCTCCTGTGGTTTTACAGGAGCCGGTACTTAACAACTATGCTCTCAGGCTAAGTCTGTCTCAGCCTCTTTTTACGGGACACCGGTTATCGTCTCAGGAGAAGAGTGTTGAGATTTCGACCGAGGCTTTGAGGGCTGATAACGAAATAATAAAAAACGATGAAGCCATAAAAACAATTGCGGCATATTACAATCTGGCAGCAGCGAATGAACAACTTGCCGTAATTGAAGAAAATATAACAACCCTGAAGAAACGGTTGTCTGATGCGAACGACTTCTACAAAAATGGACTGATTACCAGAAACGACATCCTAAAAATTGAAGTGCAGATATCCAATACCCTTTCTAAAAAAATTGACGCTGAAACTGCAATCCTGGCTGCCAAAGCACAATTGAACCTTGCGATTGGAAGAAGTGTCGACTCACCAATCGAAATCAACAAGTTCTCTTGGGAGGAGCCCGCGGCTGCCATTGACTTCGCGACTCTCAAGGAATCAGCGGAAGCCAACAGAGGTGAATTTAAAACACTCGCCATCAAACATAAAGTATTGGAAGAGAACATGAATGTAGCAAAAGCCGGTTACCTTCCGGAAATTTATCTCGGCTCGAACCTCTACTACACCAATCCCTCCCAAAGAATTTTCCCACAAAAGGACGAATTCCGTGCAACATGGGATGTCTCCTTAAGTCTTCAGTGGAATGTCTGGGACTGGGGTGCCACTTCTGCAAAAGTGGATCAGGCGACTGAAAACATCAAGAGTCTCGGCACAACAAAGCAACAGCTTTCTGATGCGGTGTCCAATGAAGTCTATCAAAATTACCTCCAGTATACCTCTGCGAGGTCGAAATTGAAAAATCTTGAGACCACCCTGGAACAGGCAAATGAGAACTACAGGGTAACACTCGAAAACTTTAATGCTCAGGTGGCGACGGCTGCAGATCTGCTTGAGGCGGACAACTCCCTTTTCGCAGCAAAAACAAGCCTTCAACTTGCAAAAATCAGTATTGTAATGTCGGGGTATAAACTTCTGAAATCAACAGGAAAGAGGCTGTATTAA
- a CDS encoding IPT/TIG domain-containing protein, which yields MNKIKTVLLPAYILISAMILFSGCGNDKTTTLFDPNVAVKPDPVISTVTPDSGYSGITEITINGSNFSTVPEENTVYFNTGTGTILSATATQLKVRAGVVTEAGQNALVKVRVKGALAFSNTVVVKLIQAAQFPLAFQSFEQPSALEFDKNGNLYFSLLTSGVTNNIVKVTPAGVKTNFTPSVGGGYVFTSLKIGPDGALYGVRNSLRAIFRMTEGAAIASWFAITPATVKILDIDFDDAGNIWACGDNASLFRVSPAKVLKSYAFAANATAIRVYNNAVYVAVKKDSSGVLYKFPMDANGDIDGANPQTVVNLGTAVGYNVYINQFTMDVTGNIFLATNNVAPILKITPAGNVSVHYPGVFLPLNALFLTWDTGTNLYYTRSSGTVSGKAVDQTIVKVLMGVQGAAYSGRK from the coding sequence ATGAATAAAATTAAAACAGTTCTGCTCCCGGCATATATTCTGATATCTGCTATGATACTCTTCTCCGGGTGTGGAAACGATAAAACAACCACTCTGTTTGATCCTAATGTTGCCGTTAAACCTGATCCCGTCATTTCGACGGTTACTCCTGACAGCGGTTACAGCGGTATTACTGAAATAACTATCAACGGATCAAATTTCTCGACAGTCCCTGAAGAAAACACAGTGTATTTCAATACAGGCACGGGTACCATTCTTTCAGCCACAGCTACACAACTTAAGGTGAGAGCCGGAGTTGTTACTGAAGCAGGACAGAATGCCCTCGTGAAGGTAAGAGTTAAAGGTGCCCTGGCTTTCAGCAATACTGTTGTTGTAAAACTGATTCAGGCAGCCCAGTTTCCTTTGGCTTTCCAGAGTTTCGAACAGCCATCGGCTCTTGAATTCGATAAAAACGGAAACTTGTATTTTTCGCTCCTCACAAGCGGTGTGACAAATAACATTGTTAAAGTTACACCTGCCGGCGTGAAGACAAACTTTACCCCTTCAGTTGGTGGCGGTTATGTCTTTACCAGTCTCAAAATCGGACCTGACGGTGCACTCTATGGTGTAAGAAATTCACTTAGAGCCATTTTCAGAATGACTGAAGGCGCTGCAATAGCCTCATGGTTTGCCATTACTCCGGCTACCGTGAAGATCCTCGATATCGATTTTGATGATGCCGGAAATATCTGGGCATGTGGCGACAACGCATCACTTTTCAGAGTAAGTCCTGCAAAGGTTCTGAAATCTTATGCATTTGCTGCCAACGCAACAGCAATCAGAGTTTATAACAACGCTGTATATGTTGCGGTAAAGAAGGACTCATCCGGAGTTCTTTACAAATTCCCCATGGATGCTAACGGTGATATTGACGGAGCCAATCCTCAAACAGTTGTCAATCTTGGTACTGCTGTTGGATATAATGTGTATATCAATCAGTTTACGATGGATGTCACAGGTAATATATTCCTGGCGACGAACAATGTTGCCCCAATTTTGAAGATCACCCCTGCGGGGAATGTATCAGTTCACTATCCGGGCGTATTCCTTCCTTTGAATGCATTGTTCCTGACATGGGATACTGGTACTAATCTTTACTACACAAGATCTTCAGGCACCGTATCCGGGAAAGCTGTAGACCAGACAATAGTGAAGGTATTAATGGGTGTTCAGGGTGCTGCATATTCCGGTAGAAAATAA
- a CDS encoding TonB-dependent receptor: MSSFPALSASIDKSTPSYKSTKQKPGIMHALFLMLFSLLFFLPVSAQSQGSLRGIVTDSLSGEIIPYANVTIKSTKLGASTNSSGYYFIPSVPAGKRTVLFSYIGYIKKEVEIEIKQGVINELNLKLSRSSVNINEVTIVGERNARENETDLGLEKISVKDIELQPVGAEADIFRVIQNNPGVNTTGDATAKYYVRGGGSDQNLVLLNGATVYNPFHALGIFSVIDPEIISSLEFYKGGFTPAMGDRLSSILNIITRDGNKNFYQGTIQAGLLSGKVAAEGPIPDGSFLLTGRKSYWSGILKKYLNNKETPFDFYDLSLKVNYSPAYIDPNSKFSANLFLSSDQVINSDPLLEDYHIRNNIGGLKWSKIWDGSPLVSDVIFSFSHYMAKVEPNFSGSKPRENNVTDFTINADFAYIYDSKDQLLFGLQNKNISTSLKQVNQLEREIDFKTTKNALAGYFNYRFFRWDDVGFDLGMRFNFISMSEKRPFLFEPRISLTYLLNRLMIFKFAFGRYSQEMVSLANEDELISVFEPWVIIPDNITAAEATHFIAGFTSYFTDKFLLEVEAYYKVMSNLMEVNEKKFTSIQFDFKNIEGVSYGIESSLKFDGSIFYARASYALGWAEKKAKDLTYPPRYDVRHSLSILAGINPGDNWQFTANWVLSSGMPFTPISGFFNKLILDGTTPIDIFNNYEPQFIYDTKNSGRLPWYHRLDVSITKKFSTSFADFTIGASVINAYNRANIYYFDKKTGKRIDQLPILPAIFVKAEF; this comes from the coding sequence ATGTCTTCATTTCCTGCTCTTTCTGCCTCAATTGATAAATCCACCCCGTCATATAAATCAACAAAACAAAAACCCGGAATAATGCATGCATTATTTTTAATGTTGTTTTCTCTTCTGTTTTTTCTGCCTGTGTCGGCTCAGTCTCAGGGTAGTCTCCGGGGTATCGTGACCGACTCATTGAGTGGTGAGATTATTCCGTATGCGAATGTAACGATCAAGTCCACTAAACTTGGTGCTTCCACCAACAGCTCGGGTTACTATTTCATTCCGTCTGTTCCCGCAGGGAAGCGAACAGTGCTTTTCTCGTACATTGGATATATCAAAAAAGAAGTTGAGATCGAGATAAAGCAGGGTGTCATCAACGAACTTAATCTGAAACTCTCCCGCTCTTCAGTGAACATAAATGAAGTAACTATTGTGGGGGAAAGAAATGCCCGTGAAAATGAAACAGATTTGGGGCTGGAAAAGATTTCAGTCAAGGATATCGAACTTCAACCCGTAGGAGCCGAGGCTGATATCTTTCGCGTGATACAAAATAATCCGGGAGTGAACACCACCGGAGATGCAACAGCGAAATATTATGTAAGAGGTGGTGGCAGCGATCAAAACCTTGTGCTGCTTAACGGTGCAACCGTATATAACCCCTTCCATGCCCTCGGAATTTTTTCGGTAATTGATCCTGAAATTATTTCATCACTCGAATTTTACAAAGGAGGCTTTACGCCCGCTATGGGGGACAGGCTTTCCTCGATTCTAAATATCATTACCCGTGACGGAAACAAGAATTTTTATCAGGGGACCATACAGGCAGGTCTCCTTTCAGGAAAAGTGGCAGCCGAGGGACCCATTCCAGATGGATCATTTCTGTTGACGGGAAGAAAAAGTTACTGGTCGGGGATACTGAAAAAGTACCTTAACAACAAAGAGACCCCGTTCGATTTTTACGATCTGTCGCTTAAAGTGAATTACTCACCGGCGTATATCGATCCCAACAGCAAATTCAGTGCAAATCTTTTTTTAAGCAGCGATCAGGTAATCAACAGCGACCCTTTGCTTGAAGATTATCACATCAGAAACAATATCGGTGGACTGAAATGGAGCAAGATTTGGGATGGTTCACCATTGGTCTCCGATGTTATTTTCTCATTTTCGCATTACATGGCTAAGGTGGAGCCAAACTTCAGCGGTTCGAAGCCCCGTGAGAATAATGTAACTGATTTCACAATAAATGCCGATTTTGCATACATCTATGACAGCAAGGATCAGCTCCTTTTTGGTCTTCAGAATAAAAATATTTCCACTTCTTTGAAACAGGTGAATCAGTTGGAGCGGGAAATTGACTTCAAAACCACAAAAAATGCTCTCGCCGGCTATTTTAACTACCGGTTTTTCCGTTGGGATGATGTCGGATTCGATCTTGGAATGCGGTTCAATTTTATTTCAATGTCGGAAAAAAGACCTTTCCTTTTTGAGCCCAGAATAAGTCTGACATACCTGCTAAACCGATTGATGATCTTTAAATTTGCATTCGGCAGATACTCACAGGAGATGGTTTCTCTTGCCAACGAAGATGAGCTCATCTCTGTTTTCGAACCTTGGGTTATCATTCCCGACAACATCACCGCAGCAGAAGCGACACATTTTATTGCCGGTTTCACATCCTACTTTACCGATAAATTCCTTCTTGAAGTCGAGGCTTACTACAAAGTAATGTCGAATCTGATGGAAGTGAACGAGAAGAAGTTTACATCGATACAGTTCGATTTCAAGAATATTGAGGGAGTTTCCTACGGAATTGAGTCGTCCCTTAAATTTGACGGAAGCATTTTTTATGCGAGAGCCTCCTACGCACTTGGCTGGGCTGAGAAAAAGGCAAAAGACCTCACTTATCCGCCAAGGTACGATGTCCGGCATTCATTGAGTATTCTTGCAGGTATCAATCCGGGTGACAACTGGCAATTCACCGCTAATTGGGTGCTTTCATCAGGAATGCCGTTTACACCGATTTCGGGATTTTTCAACAAGCTCATACTGGACGGTACAACGCCGATTGACATTTTCAACAACTATGAACCACAGTTTATCTATGATACCAAGAATTCCGGCAGACTGCCCTGGTATCACAGACTTGATGTTTCGATCACCAAAAAGTTCTCGACTTCTTTTGCAGACTTTACGATTGGTGCGAGTGTAATAAATGCCTACAATCGCGCAAACATCTACTATTTTGACAAAAAAACCGGAAAGAGAATAGATCAACTCCCGATTCTCCCTGCAATTTTCGTGAAAGCCGAGTTTTAA
- a CDS encoding ABC transporter permease has product MKTVLRIILKEFQQFRRDPKMFGIILVAPVMQLIFLGYAATLDIKSVKTIVYDTDRSEMSRKLIREFEGSTYFIVNDHLFNYNDVYKKMDEGNTIAAIIIPKDFEKDINRGESATIQAIFNGSDGNTASIAAGYVSKVIGKFAGNVAGDKLKLRGITRLPSGEVTSQYRIWYNPAVESRYFMVPSIVGLLLSLITLLLTSLAIVKEKEIGTLEQLIVTPIKSWQLIAGKLIPFVMLGFVTVVLVLTAMRVIFGIEVKGDVAFLFFSAFIYILSTLGLGLLVSTFSKTQQQAMMVATFGVMMPLIFLSGFSFPVENMPDIFQKISIIIPLKYFILIIRGVILKGSGFAEHWQDVLAMFIIGTVILGISILRFKKRIS; this is encoded by the coding sequence ATGAAAACAGTTTTGCGAATCATTTTGAAGGAGTTCCAGCAATTCAGGCGGGATCCAAAAATGTTCGGCATTATTCTCGTCGCACCTGTGATGCAATTGATTTTTCTCGGGTACGCTGCCACACTCGATATAAAGAGCGTAAAAACAATTGTCTATGATACGGACAGGTCGGAAATGAGCCGAAAACTGATCAGGGAATTTGAAGGCAGCACCTATTTCATTGTAAACGACCATCTCTTTAACTACAACGATGTTTACAAAAAAATGGATGAGGGGAATACAATTGCTGCGATTATCATTCCGAAAGACTTCGAAAAGGATATAAACCGGGGTGAATCAGCCACGATTCAGGCAATTTTCAACGGGAGTGACGGTAACACTGCATCAATCGCTGCAGGATATGTATCCAAAGTCATCGGAAAATTTGCGGGAAATGTAGCCGGCGACAAACTCAAACTGCGTGGTATCACCAGACTCCCCTCGGGTGAAGTCACTTCACAGTACAGAATCTGGTATAATCCCGCTGTTGAGTCGAGGTACTTTATGGTGCCATCCATCGTAGGGCTTCTCCTCAGTCTCATTACCCTTTTGCTGACCTCTCTCGCCATTGTCAAGGAGAAAGAAATAGGTACCCTTGAACAGTTGATTGTTACCCCCATCAAGTCATGGCAACTCATCGCAGGGAAACTGATTCCATTTGTTATGCTTGGATTTGTTACGGTTGTTCTGGTGCTTACGGCAATGAGGGTGATATTTGGAATTGAGGTAAAAGGGGATGTTGCATTTCTTTTTTTCTCGGCATTTATCTACATTCTGTCAACTCTGGGGCTTGGATTGCTTGTATCGACATTCAGCAAAACCCAGCAACAGGCAATGATGGTTGCCACATTCGGGGTAATGATGCCGCTAATTTTCCTCTCGGGTTTCTCCTTCCCCGTCGAGAACATGCCTGACATCTTCCAGAAAATCAGCATAATTATTCCGTTGAAATACTTCATCCTGATAATTCGCGGTGTTATTCTGAAAGGCTCCGGTTTCGCTGAACACTGGCAGGATGTCCTCGCTATGTTTATCATCGGGACCGTAATCCTCGGTATCAGCATCCTTCGGTTTAAGAAGAGAATATCTTAA
- a CDS encoding ABC transporter permease — translation MLKTVFAIANKEFKHLTRDRRLFGILMFFPVFLLAFFGYAVNFDVKQIKTAVIDLDGSPSSRRFISEMTSTEYFAKPLYAHDMSSIRHLLDSKTVIAVITIPEKFEEELKRGEKTTVQYLIDGVDANTAVIVSNYIEAAIGLFNSKYRDEELAKTGLKVNPPVKISPKILYNPELKSSLFFVPGLISMILVITAVVSVSLSLVREEERNTIEQIRVSPVSSFSLLIGKITPYLLLAYLNAVMILIVGYFLFGVETKGSYFDLVYTTFVFLLACTSLGILVSVISDNSQVAFTLGQFISLLPALLLSGFVFQIDSMPPLIQILTNITPTKFFNRILRAIILRGTGLPTFYKDMISLFIYTGVTLGLSLIIAKVKERKA, via the coding sequence ATGCTAAAAACTGTTTTTGCAATCGCAAACAAGGAATTCAAACATCTGACCCGGGACCGAAGACTCTTCGGAATTTTGATGTTCTTCCCCGTGTTTCTTCTGGCATTCTTTGGTTATGCCGTTAATTTTGATGTGAAGCAAATTAAAACTGCGGTAATCGACCTTGACGGTTCCCCTTCGAGCCGCAGGTTTATCAGCGAGATGACCTCTACAGAGTATTTTGCAAAACCACTCTACGCACACGACATGTCATCGATTAGGCACCTGCTTGACAGCAAAACAGTTATTGCTGTTATTACGATACCTGAGAAATTTGAGGAAGAACTAAAACGGGGTGAAAAAACAACTGTTCAATACCTGATTGACGGAGTGGATGCAAACACTGCAGTAATTGTATCCAATTATATTGAAGCTGCAATCGGGTTGTTCAATTCCAAATACCGGGATGAGGAACTCGCAAAAACAGGATTGAAAGTTAATCCCCCTGTTAAAATTTCGCCTAAAATACTTTATAATCCGGAGTTGAAAAGCTCCCTCTTCTTTGTGCCGGGTCTGATTTCTATGATTCTGGTAATAACTGCCGTGGTAAGCGTCTCCCTCTCACTCGTAAGAGAGGAAGAAAGAAACACCATTGAGCAGATTCGAGTCTCTCCCGTTTCTTCCTTTTCATTGCTGATTGGCAAGATAACCCCTTACCTGCTTCTGGCATACCTGAACGCAGTGATGATACTGATTGTCGGGTATTTTCTCTTTGGTGTCGAAACAAAAGGAAGCTATTTCGATCTGGTTTACACAACATTCGTGTTTCTTCTTGCCTGCACCTCACTTGGAATTCTGGTTTCAGTAATCTCAGACAACTCACAGGTTGCATTTACACTGGGACAGTTCATATCCCTTCTGCCGGCACTTCTTTTGTCGGGATTTGTATTCCAGATAGACAGCATGCCACCTTTGATCCAGATTCTTACAAACATTACACCGACTAAATTTTTTAACCGGATACTAAGAGCCATTATCCTTCGGGGAACGGGACTCCCCACATTCTACAAAGACATGATAAGTCTGTTTATTTATACCGGTGTAACACTCGGACTTTCGCTCATTATCGCCAAAGTAAAAGAGAGGAAAGCCTGA
- a CDS encoding PorV/PorQ family protein, translating to MKKYLLFTAIILAAVCFLQSETFGQRTKLAQSGMKFLSAPTDARATGMGETFTAVTANSAALFYNPATLAFGDSKMDVSAGVNKWIADINYVYSSFSFQPSDPAWGKFGATVMAVNYGDLLMTVVDGSTERGYRDVGTFSPTAISIGVGYANALSEKFSVGGQVKYVRQNLGVSPITFDNTGQMVTEENSLSTLAFDFGIFYKTGFKSLNFGMSVRNFSTEIKYKEDGFQLPLNFKIGVAMNMIDLFPELAKQHSFLLAVDVSHPRDYPEQLYIGGEYSFMKWVYLRGGVSFPNDEKKYSLGFGLRPELEGIKMAVDYAYTPFGVFSSVHNFTVRFEY from the coding sequence ATGAAAAAGTATCTATTATTTACGGCTATTATTTTGGCTGCCGTATGCTTTCTCCAGTCTGAGACATTTGGTCAACGGACCAAGTTAGCACAGTCTGGAATGAAGTTTTTATCTGCCCCAACCGATGCAAGAGCAACCGGTATGGGTGAAACATTTACTGCTGTTACTGCAAATTCAGCGGCACTCTTTTATAACCCTGCTACACTTGCTTTTGGCGACAGTAAAATGGATGTATCGGCTGGCGTTAATAAATGGATTGCCGACATCAACTATGTTTATTCAAGCTTTTCGTTTCAACCGAGTGATCCCGCATGGGGAAAATTTGGTGCAACTGTAATGGCTGTGAATTACGGCGATCTGCTGATGACGGTGGTTGATGGAAGCACTGAAAGAGGTTACAGAGATGTCGGTACATTCAGCCCGACAGCAATCTCTATAGGTGTTGGTTATGCAAATGCCCTGTCCGAAAAATTCAGCGTCGGAGGTCAGGTTAAATATGTCCGCCAGAATCTTGGTGTGAGCCCTATTACATTCGACAATACCGGTCAGATGGTTACTGAAGAGAATTCCCTTTCGACATTGGCATTCGATTTCGGTATTTTCTACAAAACAGGATTCAAAAGCCTCAATTTTGGTATGAGCGTAAGAAATTTCTCGACCGAGATCAAATACAAGGAAGACGGATTTCAGTTGCCACTCAACTTCAAAATTGGTGTTGCGATGAACATGATCGACCTTTTCCCCGAACTGGCGAAACAGCATTCATTCCTGCTGGCTGTGGATGTTTCCCACCCGAGAGATTATCCTGAACAGTTATACATCGGTGGTGAATACAGCTTTATGAAATGGGTTTATCTCCGTGGAGGTGTCTCATTTCCTAATGACGAGAAAAAATACAGTCTCGGCTTTGGTCTCAGACCTGAACTGGAAGGGATCAAAATGGCGGTCGATTATGCTTATACCCCATTTGGAGTATTTAGCTCGGTTCACAATTTCACAGTCAGATTTGAGTATTAA
- a CDS encoding T9SS type A sorting domain-containing protein has product MKKLSALLLFMLLTSGAFAQGWTFNGYFPDTTRFRVGSGGHGVAVDPYGRIWFSLYSNLADSIWNGNAWVKCGALYCFNQDGTQASFSPIKVFVGPGVSPDSLVGNTGRGLKAHPDGDILATFFDFTHKIDYKTGLSKGKFRNTVGASGVANAVDGNGNFFSANVVGGNPIKIWDPSFNFLGNAVDSSVGFSRGFEVGADGNTIYWAGYTNHAIFKYTRPDEFSPFTVTDTILKGFDCESIAWNRKYNLLWASAGSNNDLPNRYPGATTFWSNRTWYAYDAVSGEIKDSLSWNMYPGAVDARPRGIGFSPSGDTAYVTAFGASNYPPMERFINPNPSSIKDLGMNVEDFKLFQNYPNPFNPSTEIRFSLKSAGFTTLKVYDILGKEVATLVSENLNSGMYAYTFDASKLASGTYIYEVVSNNVRLTNKMLLMK; this is encoded by the coding sequence ATGAAAAAATTGTCTGCACTTCTTTTATTCATGTTGCTGACATCGGGAGCATTCGCTCAAGGCTGGACCTTCAACGGATACTTCCCTGATACAACTCGCTTCCGTGTTGGTTCCGGCGGTCACGGTGTGGCTGTTGACCCGTACGGCAGAATATGGTTCAGCCTTTACTCAAACCTTGCCGATTCAATTTGGAACGGTAATGCATGGGTTAAATGCGGAGCTCTTTATTGCTTCAACCAGGATGGAACACAGGCATCATTCTCACCAATAAAGGTTTTCGTCGGACCCGGCGTCAGCCCTGACTCCCTTGTTGGTAACACAGGCCGTGGTTTGAAAGCACATCCTGATGGTGATATCCTCGCCACATTCTTTGATTTTACTCACAAGATTGACTACAAAACCGGTCTTTCCAAAGGTAAATTCAGAAATACCGTTGGAGCCTCAGGTGTTGCAAACGCTGTAGACGGCAATGGAAATTTCTTCTCGGCAAATGTTGTCGGTGGAAACCCGATCAAAATTTGGGATCCTTCTTTCAATTTCCTCGGAAACGCAGTTGATTCATCAGTTGGTTTCTCAAGAGGATTCGAAGTTGGCGCTGACGGAAACACAATTTACTGGGCTGGCTATACCAATCATGCAATCTTTAAATATACAAGACCTGATGAATTTTCACCTTTCACAGTGACAGATACCATCCTTAAAGGTTTTGATTGCGAATCTATTGCATGGAATAGAAAATACAATCTTCTCTGGGCATCTGCCGGTTCAAACAACGATCTTCCAAACAGATACCCTGGTGCTACAACTTTCTGGTCAAACAGAACCTGGTATGCTTATGATGCTGTTTCCGGCGAAATCAAGGACAGCTTGTCATGGAATATGTATCCCGGTGCTGTTGATGCAAGACCTCGGGGTATAGGTTTCTCACCTTCAGGTGATACAGCTTATGTTACCGCTTTTGGTGCATCAAACTATCCACCGATGGAAAGATTCATCAATCCAAATCCATCAAGCATTAAAGACCTTGGCATGAATGTCGAAGATTTTAAACTTTTCCAGAATTATCCTAACCCGTTCAACCCTTCAACAGAGATCAGATTCTCATTGAAGAGTGCAGGTTTCACAACCTTGAAGGTTTATGATATCCTTGGTAAAGAAGTTGCCACCCTGGTAAGCGAAAACCTGAATTCAGGAATGTATGCTTACACATTTGATGCATCGAAACTTGCTTCCGGTACTTACATCTATGAAGTTGTTTCAAACAATGTAAGACTTACAAACAAGATGCTTCTTATGAAATAA
- a CDS encoding ATP-binding cassette domain-containing protein translates to MHYAIEVNRLTKKFGDFVSVDEVSFSIPQGEIFGFLGANGAGKSTTIKMLCGLLEPTSGDALVGGYSIMNEPEKVKENIGYMSQKFSLYNDLSVEENINFFGGVYGLERSELAERKKWALEVSFLREREKTVTGSLPGGIKQRLALATAVIHKPKIVFLDEPTSGVDPISRRAFWELINSLSEEGITVFVTTHYLEEAEYCANIILINAGKIIAEGTPTELKQNHIKSRVLEITSNNSVELMNKISESQLNGEISIFGDKIHFIPADNTTSNVDTMRFLNTNFSNFDLNISEILPSLEDVFIHLIEKKY, encoded by the coding sequence ATGCATTACGCCATTGAAGTAAACCGGCTCACAAAAAAATTTGGCGATTTTGTCTCCGTCGATGAGGTTAGCTTTTCAATTCCACAAGGCGAGATTTTTGGATTTCTGGGTGCAAATGGTGCCGGAAAATCTACCACAATCAAGATGCTTTGCGGATTGCTTGAACCAACCTCGGGGGATGCTTTGGTTGGTGGTTACAGCATCATGAATGAGCCCGAAAAAGTGAAAGAAAACATCGGCTACATGTCCCAAAAGTTCAGCCTTTACAACGACCTTTCAGTCGAAGAGAATATCAACTTTTTCGGAGGTGTTTACGGTCTGGAAAGAAGCGAACTTGCTGAAAGGAAAAAATGGGCTCTCGAAGTTTCCTTTTTACGGGAAAGAGAGAAGACAGTTACAGGAAGTCTGCCCGGAGGCATAAAACAGCGGCTCGCACTGGCAACCGCAGTAATCCACAAACCAAAAATCGTATTTCTTGATGAACCCACAAGTGGTGTTGATCCAATATCACGAAGAGCTTTCTGGGAACTGATCAACTCACTTTCAGAGGAAGGAATTACTGTTTTTGTGACCACACACTACCTTGAAGAAGCGGAATATTGTGCCAATATCATCCTGATTAATGCAGGGAAAATAATTGCCGAAGGCACTCCAACAGAGTTGAAACAGAACCACATAAAATCAAGGGTACTGGAAATCACTTCGAACAACAGTGTGGAGTTGATGAACAAAATTTCTGAATCACAACTCAATGGTGAAATCTCCATTTTTGGAGATAAAATACACTTCATTCCTGCGGATAACACTACATCAAATGTTGACACAATGAGGTTCCTCAACACGAATTTCTCTAATTTTGATCTGAACATTTCCGAGATACTCCCCTCTCTCGAGGATGTTTTTATTCATCTCATAGAAAAAAAATATTGA